In Deltaproteobacteria bacterium, one DNA window encodes the following:
- the mfd gene encoding transcription-repair coupling factor — protein MSEQTTEPPHESAAAEPRPTGASRAAHLNPCAAAVRHLAAHVSGDGRRLTRVQGLKGGARAFFVFRYLSEFPRPALIVLADAKQAESFTDDLRFFFGEHADRPPFERRIHYLPAWDVPPFEDLSPPPEAIAARVEGLYHLQQTRNPIVLTTAEAVLQRVPPREQFAQRLSYLVEGDAVDLDDLARRLDDWGYRRVPLVEDRGDFSVRGGILDIFPPAHANPLRIELLGDTIATIREFDAVSQRSLASQQELLILPVREFDARGSQNKDAVRAITERLLELEVARVERDQILSGLASGITFPGVEFFLPYFYPALDLLTSYLPADTLVWVDQAGEVDAALANAWSGVERRSTERMAEHRFLPPPARLYATPAEWRAAVAAWPLVEIESLDLMSGVADGTHLEVHSYTTGDLKAERVRNRREVSFAPVADTVRRWSADGAQVVLVASSDSQAARIARLFDTHELGVARVQLTDGQTFTQALDGAARGALRLLVGQLSEGFRLPEERLVVITETDLFGEARRRRRSRPVDVGQLIRNLNELKPDDFVVHIDFGVGVYRGLKHLTVAEVDGDFLHLEYAGGDRLYLPADRINLVQKYVGAEGAAPTLDKLGGESWERSKKKARESVLAMAKELLGIYAAREVLDAHQFPAPDDYFREFEAAFPFEETPDQQRAIDEVVADLQRHKPMDRLICGDVGYGKTEVAMRAAFVAVMDGQQVAVLVPTTVLAQQHLNSFRRRFEGHPVRVAMLSRFLTRGEVQEVIKGVHAGTVDIVIGTHRLLQKDIVFKQLGLLIIDEEHRFGVAHKERIKQLRKTVPVLTLTATPIPRTLQMSLMGIRDLSVIETPPVDRLAIRTYVTRYDEGIIREAILREIHRSGQVFFVHNRVETIEMMARRLREVVPEATFAVGHGQMHEHELEKVMAGFFDKKVDVLVCSTIIESGLDVPNANTILINRADHMGLAQLYQLRGRVGRSHERAYAYLLIPGEELISKDAQKRLRVLQELDDLGGGFRLAAHDLEIRGAGNLLGKQQSGQVSAVGFELYERMLADAIHDLRGERVQHEVEPEIQLGVPAYIPGSYIADENQRLVFYRRLAGIRTSQDLDEITAEMIDRFGPIPPLVDTLVKIMELRRFLKQHMVVRVMLRNGRVTLQFHHEAPVEVDRLIALAQQSKGRIRLSQDFQLSFEAADRDWDGLIAETQSLLQSLQAT, from the coding sequence ATGAGTGAGCAGACCACCGAACCGCCCCACGAGTCCGCCGCAGCCGAACCGCGTCCGACGGGTGCGTCGCGCGCTGCGCATCTCAATCCGTGCGCCGCCGCGGTGCGGCACCTCGCCGCGCACGTGAGCGGGGATGGGCGGCGCCTTACGCGCGTGCAAGGACTCAAAGGTGGCGCGCGCGCGTTCTTCGTCTTTCGCTACCTCAGTGAATTCCCGCGGCCCGCGCTGATTGTGCTGGCCGACGCGAAACAGGCCGAGAGTTTCACCGACGACCTGCGCTTCTTCTTTGGCGAACACGCGGATCGGCCGCCGTTCGAACGGCGCATTCACTATCTGCCAGCGTGGGACGTACCACCGTTCGAAGATCTGTCACCGCCCCCCGAAGCCATCGCCGCGCGCGTGGAGGGTCTCTATCACCTCCAGCAGACGCGCAACCCGATTGTGCTGACGACCGCCGAAGCGGTGTTGCAGCGCGTGCCGCCGCGCGAGCAGTTTGCGCAGCGTTTGAGTTACCTCGTCGAAGGCGACGCCGTCGATCTCGACGACCTCGCCCGCCGGCTCGATGACTGGGGTTACCGGCGCGTGCCGTTGGTAGAAGACCGCGGCGACTTCAGCGTACGCGGCGGCATCCTCGATATCTTTCCGCCCGCGCACGCCAATCCGCTGCGCATCGAATTGCTTGGCGACACCATTGCGACGATTCGCGAGTTCGACGCCGTCAGCCAGCGCTCCCTCGCGTCGCAGCAGGAACTGCTGATCTTGCCGGTGCGCGAGTTCGACGCCCGCGGCTCGCAGAACAAAGACGCTGTGCGCGCGATTACCGAGCGCTTGCTCGAGTTGGAAGTGGCGCGCGTCGAACGCGACCAGATCCTAAGTGGACTGGCGAGCGGGATCACGTTCCCCGGAGTCGAATTCTTCTTGCCGTACTTCTATCCCGCGTTGGACTTGCTGACTTCGTACTTGCCGGCGGACACGCTCGTCTGGGTGGACCAGGCCGGCGAAGTGGACGCTGCGCTAGCCAATGCATGGAGCGGGGTGGAGCGGCGCAGCACTGAGCGGATGGCAGAGCACCGATTTCTGCCGCCGCCGGCGCGGCTGTACGCTACGCCTGCAGAATGGCGCGCGGCGGTTGCGGCGTGGCCGCTGGTCGAGATCGAGTCGCTCGATCTGATGAGCGGTGTCGCCGACGGTACACACCTCGAAGTCCATTCGTACACCACCGGCGATCTGAAGGCGGAGCGCGTGCGCAACCGTCGCGAAGTTTCCTTCGCACCGGTTGCCGATACTGTGCGTCGCTGGTCAGCCGATGGCGCGCAGGTCGTGCTCGTCGCCAGCAGCGACAGCCAGGCCGCGCGCATCGCGCGGCTGTTCGATACTCACGAGCTGGGCGTCGCCCGCGTACAACTTACTGATGGGCAAACATTCACCCAAGCGCTCGATGGCGCCGCGCGTGGCGCGCTGCGCTTGCTGGTCGGTCAGCTCAGTGAAGGCTTCCGCCTGCCTGAGGAGCGGCTGGTGGTCATCACCGAGACCGATCTCTTCGGCGAGGCGCGGCGGCGACGCCGCAGCCGACCGGTCGACGTTGGCCAGCTCATCCGCAACCTCAACGAATTGAAGCCTGACGACTTCGTGGTCCACATCGACTTCGGCGTCGGCGTCTATCGCGGGCTCAAGCATCTCACCGTCGCCGAGGTCGACGGCGATTTTCTCCATCTTGAGTACGCCGGCGGCGACCGCCTTTATCTGCCGGCTGATCGCATCAATCTGGTGCAGAAGTACGTCGGCGCCGAGGGGGCCGCGCCCACGCTCGACAAACTCGGCGGCGAAAGTTGGGAGCGGAGCAAGAAGAAGGCGCGCGAGTCGGTGCTGGCGATGGCCAAAGAGCTGCTCGGCATCTACGCCGCGCGCGAGGTGCTTGACGCCCATCAGTTTCCGGCGCCCGACGACTACTTCCGCGAGTTCGAAGCGGCGTTCCCATTCGAGGAGACGCCCGATCAGCAGCGGGCGATCGACGAAGTGGTCGCCGATCTCCAGCGCCACAAACCGATGGATCGCCTCATCTGCGGCGACGTGGGCTATGGCAAGACCGAAGTGGCCATGCGCGCGGCGTTCGTCGCGGTGATGGACGGCCAACAAGTCGCCGTGCTGGTCCCCACCACGGTGCTGGCGCAACAGCATCTCAACTCTTTCCGGCGGCGCTTCGAGGGGCATCCCGTCCGCGTCGCCATGCTGTCGCGCTTTCTGACGCGCGGCGAAGTGCAGGAGGTGATCAAGGGCGTGCACGCCGGCACCGTCGACATCGTCATCGGCACCCACCGCTTGCTGCAAAAGGACATCGTCTTCAAACAGCTCGGCTTGCTGATCATCGACGAGGAGCATCGCTTCGGCGTTGCGCACAAGGAACGGATCAAGCAGTTGCGCAAGACGGTGCCGGTGCTCACGCTCACTGCCACGCCGATTCCACGCACGCTGCAGATGTCGCTGATGGGCATCCGCGATCTGAGCGTGATCGAAACTCCACCCGTCGATCGGCTGGCGATCCGCACGTATGTCACGCGCTACGATGAAGGCATCATCCGCGAAGCGATCCTGCGCGAAATCCATCGCAGCGGACAAGTGTTCTTCGTCCACAATCGCGTCGAAACCATCGAGATGATGGCGCGCCGCCTTCGCGAGGTGGTGCCAGAGGCTACGTTCGCCGTCGGCCACGGCCAGATGCACGAGCACGAGCTCGAAAAAGTCATGGCGGGTTTCTTCGACAAGAAGGTCGACGTGCTAGTGTGCTCGACCATCATCGAGTCCGGCCTCGATGTGCCGAATGCCAACACCATCTTGATCAATCGCGCCGATCACATGGGGCTGGCTCAACTCTACCAGTTGCGCGGCCGCGTCGGCCGATCGCATGAGCGCGCGTATGCCTACTTGCTGATTCCCGGCGAGGAACTGATTTCAAAGGATGCCCAGAAGCGACTGCGCGTGCTGCAGGAGTTGGATGATCTCGGCGGCGGCTTTCGCCTCGCCGCGCACGATCTCGAGATTCGCGGCGCCGGCAACTTGCTCGGCAAGCAACAGTCGGGTCAGGTCAGCGCCGTCGGCTTCGAGTTGTATGAGCGCATGCTTGCTGATGCGATCCACGACTTGCGCGGTGAACGCGTGCAACACGAGGTCGAGCCCGAGATCCAGCTCGGCGTGCCGGCGTACATTCCGGGTAGCTATATTGCCGATGAGAACCAGCGCCTGGTGTTCTACCGTCGCCTCGCCGGCATCCGCACTTCGCAAGACCTCGACGAAATCACGGCCGAGATGATCGACCGCTTTGGACCGATTCCGCCTCTCGTCGATACGTTGGTGAAAAT
- a CDS encoding D-sedoheptulose 7-phosphate isomerase, with translation MRSARRTRRTRFGCGGLVGRFGGLLTHRRDWLIEEREIQAGSPYLTYNARELSSRHEPGQRDRWLRAANDTLDLGLASVYRPPVRRDIARLFASSIAAKRAFLRHSAQPLADAVTLIANALRGGHKLLLFGNGGSAADAQHIAAEFVNRFKIERPPLAAIALTTDTSALTSIANDYGYAEVFAKQVQALGQPGDVALAISTSGNARSVLRAVEACRARGVRTIALTGGSGGKLAPRADLVLCVASTTETARIQETHILIGHVICELVDQILYGARTARKS, from the coding sequence ATGCGCAGCGCGCGACGCACCCGTCGGACGCGGTTCGGCTGCGGCGGACTCGTGGGGCGGTTCGGTGGTCTGCTCACTCATCGGCGCGATTGGTTGATTGAAGAAAGGGAGATCCAAGCCGGATCTCCCTACCTCACTTACAACGCGCGCGAGCTTAGCAGCCGCCACGAACCCGGACAACGCGACCGGTGGTTGCGCGCCGCGAACGACACTTTGGACCTTGGACTCGCTTCCGTGTATCGTCCGCCCGTGCGCCGCGATATCGCTCGACTGTTCGCCTCCAGCATTGCCGCCAAGCGTGCGTTCCTGCGCCACAGTGCTCAGCCACTGGCCGATGCGGTGACGCTGATTGCGAACGCGCTGCGTGGCGGCCACAAGCTGCTCCTGTTCGGCAACGGGGGCAGCGCCGCTGACGCGCAGCACATCGCGGCCGAGTTCGTCAATCGCTTCAAGATCGAGCGGCCGCCGCTGGCAGCGATCGCGCTAACTACCGATACCTCCGCCCTGACCAGCATCGCCAACGACTACGGCTACGCCGAGGTGTTCGCGAAACAAGTGCAGGCGCTAGGGCAGCCGGGTGACGTCGCGCTCGCGATCTCGACGAGCGGGAATGCGCGCAGCGTCCTGCGCGCGGTCGAGGCGTGTCGCGCGCGTGGGGTGCGCACCATCGCGCTGACCGGCGGCAGCGGCGGCAAGCTGGCGCCGCGCGCCGATCTGGTGCTCTGCGTCGCCAGCACCACCGAGACCGCGCGCATTCAGGAAACGCATATTTTGATCGGCCACGTGATCTGCGAGTTGGTCGATCAGATCCTGTACGGCGCGCGGACCGCCCGCAAATCATGA